Sequence from the Notolabrus celidotus isolate fNotCel1 chromosome 14, fNotCel1.pri, whole genome shotgun sequence genome:
CTGATGAGATCACTGATGAAGTCCAGGTAAGATAACGTATTCATTTATAAATAGATGTTTTACAattctgatgtttgtgtttcgAGACATGGCTTCCTGGGTTGTGTTGTATGGttttttaaggaaaatgttggATCAGAGAGTATTTTTTTTGCCATGACAGTAACTAAAGGTtagttaaaaatacatttcccaAGTAAAGCAAAGATGGACAAAGGCAGTTTTGAGACAGGAATTctaaaagatgaagaagaaagggGAAAGGGTTCTGAAAACAGGATTTGGACAGGTAAGGTGTGGCCCTGCTTCTCAACCGCAGTTAAAAAAGTTTAGTAAAAGTTATGTTCATcattcatcttcttcatcatctcagagttctaacctgctctgtctgtgtctttgtgttgcaTATCCAGGTCTTCCACAGCGGCAGGAGTCAATGGGAAGAAGTGGCTCCGATGCCCCGAGCGCTCACTGAGTTCCACTGTCAGCTCATCAGCTTCAACAGATACAGAGACCCATGGAGTGACacagtagacacacacacatgagcctgtgagtgtgtttataaGTGGGCATAAGATGTGTCACTGAACTGAACATCCCTGAGTTTCCACAGAGCATGACGGACACTGACTGAGCTAACATTTTGAGAAGGACAATCTTTAACTAACACAGCATCTCTTACAGGTCATCATAAAGCATGTGCGGCTgagccaaaaaagaaaaactgttttatttttttatttaaaaccttAACTTTTTATGAGCACCCATCAAATAGTGGTTCCTCCCATGGAGGATCCTTATTGAGCAATAACTTATAACATATTAGAATTGTATTTTAGTACCTTTTATTTTCCCTGCATGTTGAGAGTTCACTCAGAGTAGTCACAGTGTCTGTGGACCTATAAGCTCTCCTGCTGCCaggcagtggcggagccagactTTTATGACTGGGTGGctaaactggggcactgacttttgGAAGGATGGCCAGGTGTGGTGAACAtaaggggcttaccccaaacctaggagggttatcTCTACTAATCACgtctactttaacttctaatATAACAGAATCAAAAAGCATTATGTTCTTGTAGCTACATCATTTAAAACTTTGAAAGGTAACTcaacagagtggcaacatttaaatctgctaaaGTTAACTCTTTAAGGTCCTAAAAatatgtttgtccaaagtccccatttaaagtaccaacaaacaaaaatgtccCACATTGAAGTGCAGAGAAGCTACAAGCaggctgttgaaacacaactcAAACACAATTGTAATTGATTTCCATATAAGTGCTGCTTCGGACAAGGAGCATAGCCAATAATGGTTTAGGATTTCAAGGCTGACCATGGACACACCTGGCCACTCACCCCCTGGCTCTGCCACTGCTGCTAGGACAAAGAAAAGAGGACTTTGTCATGAAGTACTTTTGCTGCCCTGTTTACACAAAACTTTCTCAGTCAAAGGTTTCCATGTCATAAAATCACTTATGATGAAACAGTAGTTTTTTTGGTCCTATACGTGGTCCTCCTGTACAGCCTAATCAGGGCTTTACCATATTGCATTTTATTCAATATCTGTTTTTCAGTTTCTAGCTAATGGAGATATGCACACTATAAATCATGCAACGAACAACATCTAGTAATAGCTGCACTGTAAAAGTACTAGGATTGACTTGATTCCTGATTACTTGCCTTTATTCTGCTCCACATGGTCATAAATCCCAGTTCCTTTAGTGACTGATAGATAAGTTACCTTAGTTTCTGCTAGTCTGATGGGAATGTACAACTGTATCATCATGCCACAGAGATCACTCAGCAGCTTCAAAGAAAACAGCAGGAGAAAAACACATGCTTGAGTCATACTGTATTATATGTTTTTGTCCTGAAACAGAAGGAATAACTCAATACACTGAAGACTGTTTAATGACAGAAAGTGAACATAAACATGAGGCTTCAAAATGTGTCttgatgtctttttctttcactgAACACAGAGTCACCATTTATAAAATTCATTTCTTAAAATAGAACAGTCACAAGACTGACAGAGACATGGGTTACTGTTCACACCAGCATCTACAGAGATGATTTAGTGCTTTCTATCCATCACTGTAGGAGGAAATGTGGGGCCTCACCCCCAATCTCTACACTAACTTCCACAAAAACTCTTGCCAAAATTTAAGCCCACATTTGAAAACATCTCTGAACACAATGTCAGATCCAAGGCTGGTTTTTCACCAAGCTGGTTGAGACAACTCACATAGTTTTGGCATTGCTTGAATATGAGCACTCTCATCTACACAAGTGAACATAAACTGGCAGGAAAATGAGATGTAAACACTGTGCCTGTAGAAGGAACTATGTGCAGCAATGTCCTAAAATAACTGTGCTAGGTTCCCCCCATTCCCTCTCTTGTTGCTCCATGGTTTCAATCCTGGTACGTTTTTACCAGCAGCCACATCAGCAGCACGGTGATTAAGACGATCATGAAGTTGAGGAAAAGCTCCTTCACTGAGCGGTCCATGGTGGGATCTCAAGAAGAATCAGATGGAGGccaaggaggagagggaagaaggaGACAAGTAGGAAGGGTGCAGGAGATTTCTAGGAGGGTGATGTGCTCCTTTTTTTTGGACTTGTGTCCTGGACCTGAGAGGTGCAGAGATAGGGACAATAAAAGATTGGAGTTCAGCTGAGACTGCCAAAAATACATGTATGATGCAAGTATGTAGATGCCATCCAAACATACAAGCGTACGAGCTGTGCATGCGTTTGATTGTGCATATATGTCCACTCTGTTATCACAGATTAGAGGGGTTGTTACATCTGCTCACTGTTACCATCACTCAGCAGAAAGAGGAGCCAAAATGTCCCCtcatatacagtacatacagtacatggagcatggacacacacattcacaaagctgacaaaataaaaaaaatggcacACACAAGATCAGGTTGAAAAGAATTGCATGTTTTGTGGATACACAAAAGTCCCATTAAACGTATTGAATTTTATTGGCCGTCGACTGCCATAGTTTAAAAAGTTTTGCTTAGAATGGCAGCCTTTCTTTTCACAACAAACTTTTTACATAATGAGGTATTTCAACTCAGAATCAGATGTAATCAATGACAGttacctttcttctttttttaatgatccCAATGTGAGCAGGAAGAAGGGAGGAAGATCTTCTTATCTGCTCCAGTTACCTTTGATCGCCCTCTTACTGGAAACTCCTCTGTACTCTTCTCCAGCATCAACTAGCAGCTGATCTTCCTGCTGTTATCCAGAGCCAGTACTCACTCCTAAAGTAGCCACCCACAGTGGACCGCCCATgtttcacatacacacagactgaTGTCACACATCAACTAACCAACCAGCAGAGTGTGTTATTTCCACAATCTGGTCCACCAGAGTGCTACCCATCCATAACCAtacagagtctctctctctccatctcaccCACGACAGAGGAGGGACTCAGGgttatttataaaacattatTGCAGATACTCGGTGGATTAAAGTTGTTCCAAACACAATACTCGTGTCTTTGCTGGATATAGGAAACTTTAATAGTATCAGTCAGTATCTGGGTAGGATCTATGCACAGGGGAGAGGAAGAATAACTGAGCGGCctctccaaaatgtaacatatGTGGGTGTAAAACCAGCTGATGCCACAATTTATCATGCAGTACGTCAAAGCTGTCACTTTGTGCAGAGGAGCTGAGCAAAATAAAGAAGCTTAGCTTTACTTAAAGTCATTTAGACCCTTTGAAAAGTATCATGGTGCGTTTAATGTCACTCCAGGTATTTTCACCATCCGTACTTGCTGTGTGATGCTGTCTGCCAGTACTGAAAGACAAAGTAAGTTCAGATCATGCTGCAATGTTGCATGCAGTGGCTTGCACCCCTCTTAAATTTGTTTATCTGAACTAATGGTTAAA
This genomic interval carries:
- the LOC117824891 gene encoding sarcolipin; its protein translation is MDRSVKELFLNFMIVLITVLLMWLLVKTYQD